The Strigops habroptila isolate Jane chromosome 13 unlocalized genomic scaffold, bStrHab1.2.pri S16, whole genome shotgun sequence genome window below encodes:
- the RPH3AL gene encoding rab effector Noc2, giving the protein MADMIFGSGTGQWVCPNDRQLALRAKLQTGWSVHTFQTEKQRKMQALSPQELEVILEVIRKAEKLDIIEQQRIGRLVERLENMRKNAMGNGLSQCLLCGELLGLLGSTSVFCQDCKKKVCTKCGIETFGAQKRPLWLCKICSEQREVWKRSGAWFYKGLPKYITPLKSSSKSSELHSQPWQSEPAMPEAESIGTSRSFTWARGKVVSSDSESDSEFSSSSLDDKPSPAGSKGSQGRKHQAGLAPIREPSQARGRVLGSTHSPSLSGSRSSLGSEQGADPSATESCHSDQPADGRDGDASSRVPGKRRIHTRTRR; this is encoded by the exons ATGGCTGACATGATCTTTGGCAGCGGGACGGGCCAGTGGGTGTGCCCCAATGACCGGCAGCTTGCCCTGCGTGCCAA GCTCCAGACAGGCTGGTCAGTGCACACGTTCCAGActgagaagcagaggaagatgcAGGCTCTGAGCCCACAGGAACTTGAGGTCATTCTGGAAGTCATCCGCAAGGCGGAGAAATTGGACATCATCGAGCAGCAGCGCATCGG GCGCCTGGTGGAGCGGCTGgagaacatgaggaagaacgCGATGGGGAATGGCCTCTCGCAGTGTCTGCTTTGCGGTGAACTGCTCGGGCTGCTGGGTAGCACATCGGTCTTTTGTCAGGATTGCAAAAAG AAAGTTTGCACCAAGTGTGGAATAGAAACCTTTGGAGCCCAGAAGCGTCCTCTTTGGTTGTGCAAGATCTGCAGTGAACAAAGAGAG GTTTGGAAGAGGTCTGGTGCGTGGTTCTACAAAGGGCTTCCCAAGTACATCACGCctttgaagagcagcagcaaatccaGTGAGCTGCACTCGCAGCCTTGGCAAAGCGAGCCAGCCATGCCGGAGGCAGAGAGCATTGGGACCAGTCGATCCTTCACCTGGGCCAGGGGAAAAG TGGTTTCTAGTGACAGTGAGAGCGACTCAGAGTTCAGTTCCTCCAGCCTGGATGATAAGCCCTCACCTGCAGGGTCAAAAGGCTCACAAGGCAGAAAGCACCAAGCAGGACTAG cacccatCAGGGAGCCCAGCCAGGCCAGGGGCAGAGTGCTGGGGAGCACCCACTCCCCAAGCCTCTCGGGAAGCCGCAGCAGCCTGGGCAGCGAGCAAGGGGCTGACCCCAGTGCCACGGAGAGCTGCCACAGCGACCAGCCGGCCGACGGGCGCGACGGTGATGCCAGCAGCAGAGTCCCTG